One Acinetobacter pullicarnis genomic region harbors:
- a CDS encoding LLM class flavin-dependent oxidoreductase — MTITTQGQFIDEKIIPSSPKQILLNAFDMNCVGHINHGLWTHPRDQSTRFNQLDYWTDLAKTLEAGLFDGLFIADITGVYDVYQNGIDLTLKESIQLPSHDPATLISAMAAATQHLGFGVTVNLSYESPYQFARRFASLDHLTRGRIGWNIVTGYLDSAERLIGQKGLKDHDLRYEQAEEFLTLCYKFWEGSWESDAVRNDKANRIYTDPKKVHPVQHQGKFYQSQGVFQVSPSPQRTPVLFQAGASPRGLNFATRHAECVFIGGDQVDKIKQQVQQIRGLASEQGRDPSSIKIFVGSTVVTAETDALAQEKLAEYSRYASPEAGLAHFSSSVGIDLSQFADDEAIPYRQTNSIASVNQKFKEQQITPADLKAQHLLGGRYPLIVGSGQTVADRLIHILDETGIDGFNLTRTVAPESHHDFIQWVIPELQARGRYKTQYQSGTLRHKLFEQGDLLPTAHPVDGYRCQPQQPKLQLVTETALKQQIA, encoded by the coding sequence ATGACAATAACCACACAAGGTCAGTTCATAGATGAAAAAATCATACCCTCCTCCCCAAAACAGATTTTACTGAATGCCTTCGACATGAACTGTGTCGGCCATATTAATCATGGCCTCTGGACGCATCCACGTGATCAGTCCACTCGATTTAATCAACTGGATTACTGGACTGATTTGGCCAAAACCCTAGAGGCTGGATTATTTGATGGTTTATTTATTGCCGATATTACAGGGGTCTATGATGTCTACCAAAATGGCATCGATCTTACCTTAAAAGAATCAATTCAATTGCCAAGCCATGACCCTGCCACCCTGATTTCAGCCATGGCAGCGGCGACCCAGCATTTGGGTTTTGGGGTCACCGTCAATTTAAGTTATGAATCCCCTTATCAGTTTGCACGGCGTTTTGCTTCACTCGACCATTTAACCAGAGGTCGCATTGGTTGGAATATCGTGACCGGTTATTTGGATAGCGCTGAGCGTTTGATTGGCCAAAAGGGTTTAAAAGATCATGATTTACGTTATGAGCAAGCCGAAGAATTTTTAACCCTGTGCTATAAGTTTTGGGAAGGCTCTTGGGAGTCCGATGCAGTACGCAATGACAAAGCCAATCGCATCTACACCGACCCAAAAAAAGTTCACCCTGTTCAGCATCAAGGCAAGTTTTATCAAAGTCAGGGGGTGTTTCAAGTTTCACCTTCACCGCAACGTACCCCAGTTTTATTCCAAGCAGGTGCCTCACCACGCGGGCTAAATTTTGCTACCCGGCATGCTGAATGCGTGTTTATTGGCGGTGATCAGGTCGATAAAATCAAACAACAAGTCCAACAAATTCGAGGCTTGGCTAGCGAACAAGGACGTGATCCCAGCAGTATCAAAATCTTTGTAGGGAGCACGGTGGTCACCGCAGAAACTGATGCCTTAGCCCAAGAAAAGCTCGCAGAATATAGCCGCTATGCCAGCCCAGAAGCAGGTTTGGCTCATTTTTCCAGCTCAGTTGGGATTGATTTGTCGCAATTTGCCGATGATGAAGCCATTCCCTATCGCCAAACCAATAGCATCGCTTCAGTTAATCAAAAGTTTAAAGAACAACAGATCACACCTGCCGATTTAAAAGCCCAACATTTGCTTGGTGGGCGTTATCCCCTGATTGTGGGTAGCGGTCAAACAGTTGCAGATCGACTTATTCACATCCTCGATGAAACTGGGATTGATGGATTTAATCTGACCCGCACCGTCGCTCCCGAATCGCATCATGATTTTATTCAGTGGGTCATTCCTGAACTACAGGCACGCGGACGCTATAAAACCCAATATCAAAGTGGGACGCTCAGACACAAATTATTCGAGCAAGGTGATTTACTGCCCACTGCGCATCCTGTCGATGGCTATCGTTGTCAGCCGCAGCAACCTAAGCTTCAGCTAGTCACTGAAACAGCGTTAAAACAACAAATTGCATAA
- a CDS encoding SfnB family sulfur acquisition oxidoreductase, whose amino-acid sequence MTTFQQIALNDRATTKHAHIIQSDAEALEVAKQLSQQFQIGSIQRDQQRHLPYAQIEAFSQSGLWAITVPKQYGGAEVSSYTVAQIIALFSGVDGSIGQIPQNHFYALEVLRNTGTEQQKQKFYAEVLAGARYGNALAEFKTKTSAAKYSVIRTTAHGSVINGEKFYCTGSLFAQRIPTLVQDDNAREFLVFVAADRPGLQRINDWSGFGQKTTGSGTVKLDNVEVTAEEILPFDEVFKQPTLLGPFAQIMHAAIEVGIARAAFEESLVRVKQARAWMDANVEHASQDPLTLYELGRVAADVRASELLLKQAATSIDLAKPQPTAENVAKASIDVAKVRAHSAETALKASSKLIELAGSRGSQRSDGLDRFWRNARVHTLHDATRWKYYFIGQYILNGKLPPRRGTL is encoded by the coding sequence ATGACTACTTTTCAACAAATCGCGCTCAATGATCGAGCAACTACAAAACATGCTCATATTATTCAATCAGATGCCGAAGCACTTGAAGTCGCCAAGCAACTCAGCCAGCAATTTCAAATTGGCAGTATTCAACGTGATCAACAACGACATTTGCCCTATGCGCAAATAGAGGCTTTCAGTCAATCAGGGCTGTGGGCGATTACCGTGCCCAAACAATATGGCGGTGCAGAGGTTTCCAGCTATACCGTGGCGCAAATCATCGCCTTGTTTAGTGGGGTTGATGGTTCTATTGGGCAAATTCCGCAAAACCATTTCTATGCCTTAGAAGTCCTGCGCAATACGGGAACCGAACAGCAAAAACAGAAATTCTATGCAGAGGTTTTGGCGGGTGCGCGCTATGGCAATGCATTGGCGGAGTTTAAAACCAAAACTTCTGCAGCCAAATACAGTGTAATTCGCACAACCGCTCATGGTTCTGTCATCAATGGTGAAAAATTCTATTGCACCGGTAGCCTGTTCGCCCAGCGTATTCCAACTTTGGTGCAGGATGACAATGCACGTGAATTTTTAGTCTTCGTTGCTGCAGACCGTCCGGGGCTCCAACGCATTAATGATTGGTCTGGTTTTGGCCAAAAAACCACGGGCAGTGGCACGGTAAAATTAGACAATGTCGAGGTCACTGCCGAAGAAATCCTCCCTTTTGATGAGGTTTTTAAGCAGCCCACCTTGCTCGGCCCTTTTGCACAAATTATGCATGCTGCAATCGAAGTCGGTATCGCACGTGCAGCCTTTGAAGAAAGCTTAGTCCGTGTCAAACAAGCCAGAGCTTGGATGGATGCGAATGTCGAACATGCCTCACAAGATCCACTGACTTTATACGAGTTGGGCCGAGTTGCCGCAGATGTACGCGCCAGTGAGTTATTACTTAAACAAGCTGCAACTTCAATTGATCTCGCCAAGCCACAGCCTACTGCTGAAAACGTCGCCAAAGCATCCATTGATGTTGCTAAAGTCCGCGCACATAGTGCTGAAACAGCCTTAAAAGCATCTTCAAAATTGATTGAATTGGCAGGTAGTCGAGGCAGTCAGCGCAGTGATGGCTTAGACCGTTTTTGGCGCAATGCCCGCGTGCATACGCTGCATGATGCCACCCGCTGGAAATATTATTTTATTGGTCAGTACATTTTAAATGGCAAATTACCCCCACGCAGAGGGACATTGTAA
- a CDS encoding SfnB family sulfur acquisition oxidoreductase has protein sequence MSNFTSQETAYVIEDDQQAINAAYQLADFALIERNHRDQQQALPHDVIAQFSLKGLAGIRIPKQYGGAYVSNQTLALVFKIISKADASVGQIPQNQFGLLNSLARIAPEAQKQWLYAEILKGKRLANAGPERYTPDSRSISSHLIRQNQDYVLSGTKFYSTGASFADWLAIRALHPEGHTVLCIVDAKASGVDIANDWDGFGQRTTASGTITLENVHVAADLVFDEKALGQANSYRGAYSQLIQVAIDVGIAEAAFADTLTAIQKARPIVDAQVELASQEAFSLQEVGKLSILLDAANLLLIEAASYLDELDELNIRDQVTEAQANRASIVVAEAKVYANDAALQISEKLLELGGSRASLEIHNLDQHWRNARVHTLHDPVRWKLHAIGNYYLNGLQPARHAWI, from the coding sequence ATGTCTAATTTTACTTCACAAGAAACAGCCTATGTGATCGAAGATGATCAGCAAGCCATTAATGCAGCTTATCAACTGGCTGATTTTGCATTGATTGAACGTAACCATCGTGATCAACAGCAAGCTTTACCGCATGATGTGATTGCACAATTTAGCTTAAAAGGTTTGGCTGGAATACGGATTCCCAAACAATATGGTGGTGCCTATGTTTCAAATCAAACCTTAGCCCTAGTCTTTAAAATTATTTCTAAAGCCGATGCAAGCGTAGGACAAATCCCACAAAATCAATTTGGTCTACTCAACTCCTTGGCACGCATTGCCCCTGAAGCGCAGAAACAATGGCTCTATGCTGAGATTTTAAAAGGCAAGCGTCTCGCCAATGCTGGACCTGAGCGCTACACACCAGACTCACGCAGCATTTCCAGTCACTTAATCCGCCAAAACCAAGATTATGTCTTAAGTGGAACTAAGTTTTACTCAACAGGTGCTTCATTTGCAGACTGGCTTGCCATCCGCGCTCTCCACCCTGAAGGCCATACAGTGCTTTGTATTGTTGATGCAAAAGCTTCAGGTGTTGATATTGCAAATGACTGGGATGGTTTTGGACAACGCACCACAGCCAGTGGCACCATCACCCTTGAGAATGTGCATGTTGCAGCAGATTTAGTCTTTGATGAAAAAGCCTTAGGTCAAGCCAACAGTTATCGCGGGGCTTACTCGCAACTGATCCAAGTTGCCATTGATGTCGGTATTGCAGAAGCGGCTTTTGCCGACACCTTGACTGCTATTCAAAAAGCACGCCCGATTGTCGATGCTCAAGTTGAACTCGCCAGCCAAGAAGCTTTTAGTTTACAAGAAGTTGGCAAGCTGAGTATTTTACTCGATGCCGCCAATCTGCTGCTGATCGAAGCTGCAAGCTATTTAGATGAACTCGATGAATTAAATATCCGCGATCAAGTGACTGAAGCACAAGCCAATCGTGCCTCTATAGTTGTGGCAGAAGCCAAAGTCTATGCCAATGATGCCGCCTTACAGATCTCTGAAAAACTGCTCGAACTCGGTGGCAGCCGCGCCAGTCTCGAAATTCACAACTTAGACCAACATTGGCGCAACGCACGTGTGCACACGCTACACGACCCAGTGCGTTGGAAATTACATGCCATTGGCAATTATTACCTCAACGGCTTACAGCCTGCCCGCCATGCGTGGATCTAA
- a CDS encoding glutathione S-transferase family protein → MRILYQFPLSHYCEKARWLLDHKQLDYVAHNLIPGVHRAFAQLKTGQNILPILKDHEHWVADSSQIAFYLDEKYPEHALLRAHPNLREQALAVNTLSNELGQHVRRWGLAHSLSVSDEPLEIMIGEKGYLRQFEKISKPILKRVMNKRFQLNDEKVNESQQQITDRVTELNQRLIDNNGRYLVGDRLGLADIAVCSMLAPLLELEATPWEREPETEQADEFNQYKIFLLDLPLGQYIQRIYATERNARVDWRGL, encoded by the coding sequence ATGCGTATTCTTTACCAGTTTCCGTTATCGCACTATTGTGAAAAAGCGCGCTGGTTACTTGATCATAAGCAGCTAGATTATGTTGCGCATAATTTAATACCTGGGGTACATCGGGCCTTTGCTCAATTAAAAACAGGGCAAAACATCTTACCCATTTTAAAAGATCATGAGCATTGGGTGGCAGACTCCTCCCAAATTGCGTTTTATCTCGATGAAAAATATCCTGAACATGCATTATTACGTGCCCATCCAAATCTGCGTGAGCAGGCCTTGGCGGTGAATACATTATCGAATGAATTGGGGCAGCATGTGCGACGTTGGGGCTTGGCACATTCTTTATCGGTGAGTGATGAACCTTTGGAAATCATGATTGGTGAAAAAGGTTATTTACGTCAATTTGAAAAAATTTCAAAACCGATTTTAAAAAGAGTGATGAATAAACGCTTTCAACTGAATGATGAAAAGGTAAATGAATCACAGCAGCAGATCACCGATAGGGTAACCGAGCTAAATCAGCGCTTGATTGATAACAATGGTCGTTATTTGGTCGGAGATCGTTTGGGACTGGCGGATATTGCTGTATGTTCGATGTTAGCACCGCTACTTGAACTTGAAGCAACGCCGTGGGAGCGCGAGCCTGAAACAGAACAAGCGGATGAGTTTAATCAATATAAGATATTCTTGCTGGATCTTCCTTTAGGGCAATATATCCAACGTATTTATGCCACTGAACGCAATGCGCGAGTCGATTGGCGTGGGCTTTAA
- a CDS encoding Lrp/AsnC family transcriptional regulator, with amino-acid sequence MKLDRFDKQILEVLTHEDINLNELSERINLSVSSVHRRIKHLIDTDIMSSLKRDINYEKLGFKLHIILQVSLSKHDSDTFAKFLEELESIPEVINAFLVTGQSADFLVEVVAKDMENYSDFLLKRMGKIEHVVALHSSFVIKEYNVFNCTALLSKVAG; translated from the coding sequence ATGAAACTTGATCGCTTTGATAAACAAATCTTAGAAGTACTTACTCACGAAGATATTAATTTAAATGAACTCTCAGAGCGGATTAATTTATCGGTCAGCTCAGTGCATCGTCGTATCAAACATTTAATTGATACTGATATTATGAGCAGCTTAAAGCGCGATATTAATTATGAAAAACTCGGCTTTAAACTGCATATTATTTTACAAGTTTCTTTGAGTAAGCATGATAGTGATACTTTCGCTAAATTCTTAGAAGAACTTGAGAGTATTCCTGAAGTGATTAATGCATTTTTGGTCACAGGACAGTCCGCTGATTTCTTGGTGGAGGTGGTGGCTAAGGATATGGAAAACTATAGTGATTTTCTATTAAAACGCATGGGTAAAATCGAGCACGTCGTGGCACTTCATTCGAGTTTTGTGATTAAGGAATATAACGTATTTAACTGTACGGCCTTACTGAGTAAGGTGGCGGGTTAA
- a CDS encoding GrpB family protein, with the protein MPIDQAIVLQAAAAYQPQCIALFNHYQAKILLLMPFAQVEHIGASAIPDAISKGDLDIYVGVPEHLLEEAVICLLAHGFTEKTDTFRCAQLCMLEAIEDKQVAIQLVALGSVYVFFLAFRDRLRQRPELVEQYNQIKRAAQYLGMDEYRAQKAEFIRHVLR; encoded by the coding sequence ATGCCAATTGATCAGGCGATCGTGTTACAGGCTGCTGCAGCTTATCAGCCACAATGTATTGCGCTTTTTAATCATTATCAGGCCAAGATATTACTTTTAATGCCATTTGCTCAAGTGGAGCATATTGGGGCTTCGGCTATTCCAGATGCGATTTCCAAAGGTGACTTAGATATTTATGTGGGGGTACCTGAGCACTTACTTGAAGAAGCTGTTATCTGTTTATTGGCGCATGGCTTTACTGAAAAAACAGATACCTTTCGGTGCGCACAGTTATGCATGCTGGAAGCGATTGAAGACAAACAAGTAGCAATTCAATTAGTTGCTCTTGGATCTGTGTATGTATTTTTTCTAGCATTTCGTGATCGCTTGAGACAGCGTCCTGAGCTCGTTGAACAATATAATCAAATCAAAAGAGCTGCACAGTATCTGGGTATGGATGAATATCGGGCGCAAAAAGCAGAATTTATTCGCCATGTTTTAAGATGA
- a CDS encoding GMC family oxidoreductase, giving the protein MNNEEFDYIICGAGSAGCVVTSRLLEHKKGKVLLLEAGTNDNSLFIKMPAGVPQAIASKTWDYSTEPDLRTNNRRMTCAQGKVLGGSSSVNGMIYLRGQHEDYDRWENQHGCLGWGFDSMLSYFKKAENNETLSGEYHGVAGPQYVSDNHYRHPLSRAFIKAGQEFGLNYTNDFNGKSQQGVGFFQTTTHHGERASTATTYLKPVRDNPNFSLKLNALVSKVVIEGNKAVGVKCIIGGQEHYFKARKSVIVSAGSLGSPKILMLSGIGPQAHLQAHGIEVIKDLAVGKNYHDHLHVSINATITQPISIYGQDQGFKKIENGLLWLFTRKGVVSSNILEAGAFIDSNNDGRPDLQAHFLPGLDTWDDPNGLGKGKTHGITLKNCYLRPRSRGEVLLKSKNPEDLVQVHANLLAKEEDVQGMIRATQFGLDLLKMPSLAGYIDEIFSPAEDRDDLSAIEAFVRQTCKTTYHPVGTCRMGKNELDSVVDLNLKVHGIQNLRVIDCSIFPEIPSGNTNAPTIAVAEKAVDLLIQQS; this is encoded by the coding sequence ATGAATAACGAAGAATTTGATTACATCATTTGCGGGGCTGGATCAGCGGGTTGTGTTGTAACGTCTCGATTGCTAGAGCATAAAAAAGGCAAAGTTTTATTATTAGAAGCCGGTACGAATGATAATAGTCTGTTTATTAAGATGCCAGCGGGTGTGCCACAAGCGATTGCCAGTAAGACTTGGGACTATAGCACTGAGCCCGATTTGAGAACCAATAATCGTAGAATGACCTGTGCACAAGGCAAAGTGCTTGGTGGCAGTAGTTCAGTCAATGGCATGATTTATTTACGTGGCCAGCATGAAGATTATGATCGCTGGGAAAATCAACACGGCTGCCTAGGCTGGGGTTTTGACTCGATGCTGAGTTATTTTAAAAAAGCTGAGAATAATGAAACACTCTCTGGAGAATATCATGGGGTCGCTGGCCCACAATATGTGAGCGACAATCATTACCGTCATCCATTAAGCCGTGCATTTATTAAAGCCGGTCAAGAATTTGGTTTAAATTATACAAATGATTTTAATGGAAAATCACAACAAGGCGTCGGTTTTTTTCAAACCACTACACATCATGGCGAACGTGCAAGCACCGCAACAACCTATTTAAAACCAGTTCGAGATAACCCCAACTTCAGCCTTAAATTAAATGCCCTGGTATCGAAGGTGGTGATTGAGGGGAATAAGGCGGTGGGGGTGAAATGCATTATTGGTGGTCAAGAACATTATTTTAAAGCCAGAAAAAGCGTGATCGTCAGTGCCGGTTCCTTGGGCTCTCCAAAGATTTTAATGTTGTCTGGGATTGGCCCACAGGCGCATTTACAAGCGCATGGGATTGAGGTGATTAAAGACTTAGCTGTGGGTAAAAACTATCATGATCATCTGCATGTTTCGATTAATGCAACCATTACACAACCTATTTCAATTTATGGTCAAGATCAGGGATTTAAGAAGATTGAAAATGGTTTACTCTGGTTATTTACCCGTAAAGGCGTGGTCTCTTCCAATATTTTAGAAGCTGGTGCATTTATTGATAGCAACAATGACGGTCGTCCTGATCTGCAAGCTCACTTTCTACCTGGTTTAGATACTTGGGATGATCCAAATGGTTTAGGCAAAGGTAAAACTCACGGTATTACCCTTAAAAACTGTTATTTAAGACCGCGTTCACGTGGCGAAGTTTTACTGAAAAGTAAGAATCCCGAAGATCTCGTTCAAGTCCATGCCAACCTCTTAGCGAAAGAAGAGGACGTACAAGGGATGATTCGTGCAACACAGTTCGGTCTTGATTTATTAAAGATGCCTAGCCTTGCAGGCTATATTGATGAAATTTTTTCTCCAGCAGAAGATCGTGATGACTTAAGTGCCATTGAAGCCTTTGTGCGTCAAACCTGTAAAACCACCTATCACCCCGTTGGAACCTGTCGTATGGGGAAAAATGAACTGGATTCAGTGGTTGACCTAAATTTGAAAGTACACGGAATACAAAATTTACGTGTGATTGATTGCTCAATATTTCCAGAAATACCAAGCGGTAATACCAACGCACCCACCATTGCAGTCGCAGAAAAAGCGGTTGATTTACTTATTCAACAAAGTTAA
- a CDS encoding aldehyde dehydrogenase family protein, translated as MLNQMIYAGQKVQGLESGFNVINPATEAVLTVCKSASINQVNDAVESAKQAFQTWKNTSDTEVTEILNRVAADIQAARSEIARLITEEQGKPLALGEMEVDMALYWLQVTNGLEIPVLEQIDPMGKKMNVYHRPLGVVASITPWNWPFMIAIWHIIPALKAKNCVVNKPSEYTPLATLRLVEIINRHVPAGVCNIVLGTGEVGATLSNHVDVEKVTFTGSTPVGQSILAASVKELRQVVLELGGNDAAIVMDDVDVAETAQKLFGSAFFNAGQTCACIKRLYVHENIYDQMVEELAKIADSQVVGDGLDKTTTLGPLQNVKQYQKVKALVEQAIAEGAHVANNKTADLPAQGYFLAPLILTNVAEQSEIFATEQFGPVLPVVKFSDLDEVIHRANQSSYALGGSIWSKDIKRAQAAAAQMEAGTVWINSHADVSPFTEFGGWKMSGMGYSFGLDGLLSFTKKQAIHLAS; from the coding sequence ATGTTAAATCAAATGATTTATGCAGGACAGAAAGTACAAGGATTGGAAAGCGGTTTTAATGTGATTAATCCCGCCACTGAAGCAGTTTTAACAGTTTGCAAATCTGCAAGTATTAATCAAGTAAATGATGCCGTAGAAAGTGCCAAACAGGCATTTCAAACGTGGAAAAATACCAGTGATACCGAGGTAACTGAAATCCTCAATCGTGTTGCTGCAGATATTCAAGCAGCGAGATCTGAAATTGCGCGTTTAATTACAGAAGAACAGGGTAAGCCACTTGCGCTTGGGGAAATGGAAGTTGATATGGCACTGTATTGGTTGCAAGTGACCAACGGCTTAGAAATTCCTGTGTTAGAACAAATAGATCCGATGGGTAAAAAGATGAATGTCTATCATCGTCCATTGGGTGTTGTTGCTTCGATTACGCCGTGGAATTGGCCATTTATGATTGCGATTTGGCACATTATTCCAGCGTTAAAAGCCAAAAACTGCGTGGTGAATAAACCTTCTGAATATACACCGTTAGCAACGCTCCGTTTGGTTGAAATTATTAACCGTCATGTGCCTGCTGGGGTATGTAATATTGTGCTTGGTACTGGTGAGGTCGGGGCAACCCTCAGCAATCATGTTGATGTTGAGAAAGTTACTTTTACGGGTTCAACACCGGTTGGGCAATCGATTCTCGCTGCCTCTGTGAAGGAGTTACGTCAAGTGGTGCTTGAACTGGGCGGGAATGATGCGGCAATTGTGATGGATGATGTCGATGTTGCAGAAACGGCACAGAAGCTATTTGGCAGTGCTTTCTTTAATGCAGGGCAAACCTGTGCCTGTATTAAGCGCTTATATGTGCATGAAAATATTTATGATCAAATGGTTGAAGAGCTGGCCAAAATTGCGGATAGTCAGGTGGTTGGTGATGGTCTAGATAAAACCACAACGCTTGGGCCTTTGCAAAATGTGAAGCAATATCAAAAAGTCAAAGCTTTGGTTGAGCAGGCGATTGCTGAGGGGGCACATGTTGCAAATAACAAAACAGCAGATTTGCCAGCACAGGGCTATTTCTTAGCACCGCTTATCTTGACCAATGTGGCTGAGCAAAGCGAAATATTTGCGACAGAACAGTTTGGCCCAGTATTGCCTGTGGTGAAATTCTCAGACTTAGATGAGGTGATTCATCGTGCCAATCAATCGAGTTATGCTTTGGGCGGCTCGATTTGGAGTAAAGACATTAAACGTGCTCAAGCTGCTGCGGCTCAAATGGAAGCTGGCACGGTTTGGATTAACAGTCATGCCGATGTTTCACCTTTTACTGAGTTTGGTGGTTGGAAAATGTCAGGTATGGGCTATTCATTTGGTTTGGATGGTTTACTCTCATTTACGAAAAAACAAGCCATACATTTAGCCAGTTAA
- a CDS encoding DUF1330 domain-containing protein, whose translation MSAYVIFIRKSLKNLDELKIYQQLAGKASEGHAIQPLAFYGDTVCLENMDSEAVAIFKFPDMAQAKAWYHSEAYQQAKKHRDLAGEFSIILTEGLAD comes from the coding sequence ATGAGTGCATATGTTATTTTTATTCGTAAAAGTTTGAAAAATTTAGATGAATTGAAAATCTATCAGCAGCTTGCAGGTAAAGCCAGTGAGGGACATGCGATCCAACCATTGGCTTTTTATGGTGATACAGTATGCCTAGAAAATATGGACAGTGAAGCGGTCGCTATTTTTAAGTTTCCAGATATGGCACAGGCCAAAGCGTGGTATCACAGCGAAGCATATCAGCAAGCCAAAAAACACCGTGATTTAGCTGGTGAATTTTCGATTATTTTAACAGAAGGCTTGGCAGATTAG
- a CDS encoding YebC/PmpR family DNA-binding transcriptional regulator translates to MAGHSKWANIKHRKAKQDASRGKVFTKYIRELVTAARLGGPEVASNPRLRAVVEKALSVNMTRDTINRAIQRGAGDDANDDLKEITYEGYGVGGVAVIIETMTDNLNRTVPDVRHCFSKTNGNLGTAGSVAYLFTKRGEIIFEDVSLEDRIMDVALEAGAEDIEITEDDILVITTPESFGDVQDALTAAGLKSDNAEVVMSPSTKAEINDIEQAKQILKMIDMFEDLDDVQNVYTNVEFSDEVLALLDE, encoded by the coding sequence ATGGCGGGTCATTCTAAGTGGGCCAATATTAAGCATCGTAAAGCTAAACAAGATGCAAGTCGTGGTAAAGTTTTCACTAAATATATTCGTGAATTGGTCACAGCCGCAAGACTCGGTGGCCCTGAAGTAGCAAGTAACCCACGTCTTCGTGCGGTGGTCGAAAAAGCACTGTCTGTCAACATGACACGTGACACCATCAATCGCGCCATTCAACGTGGTGCCGGTGATGATGCAAATGATGATTTAAAAGAAATCACCTATGAAGGTTATGGCGTAGGCGGCGTTGCGGTCATTATTGAAACCATGACCGACAATCTCAATCGTACCGTTCCTGATGTACGTCACTGTTTTTCTAAAACCAATGGTAACTTAGGTACTGCGGGTTCTGTTGCATATTTATTTACCAAGCGCGGTGAAATCATCTTTGAAGATGTTTCATTAGAAGACCGAATCATGGACGTGGCGCTGGAAGCCGGTGCTGAAGACATTGAAATCACTGAAGATGATATTTTAGTGATCACCACCCCTGAAAGTTTTGGTGATGTACAAGATGCATTAACTGCAGCAGGTCTGAAATCTGACAATGCTGAAGTGGTCATGAGCCCTTCAACCAAAGCCGAGATTAACGACATCGAGCAAGCCAAACAAATCTTAAAAATGATTGATATGTTTGAAGATTTAGACGATGTTCAAAACGTTTATACCAACGTTGAATTCTCTGATGAAGTCCTCGCACTCTTAGACGAGTAA
- a CDS encoding 1-acyl-sn-glycerol-3-phosphate acyltransferase, giving the protein MKTQLGKLTFKLAGWKYQGDKNILEDKQVLIGFEHTSMMDGVLSLALFQIYQIKIHILMKKELFKGPMKPILEAIGAIPVDRKANQDIVSQMVQLFDQNQKFNLVIAPEATRAKNGEERKPIRTGFWHIAKAANVPIILMFANAKTKQGGIFAKIYPSNLDDDLAEIKRLYKEHTGLDIIIPAPKALA; this is encoded by the coding sequence ATGAAAACGCAACTCGGTAAACTTACCTTTAAACTCGCAGGTTGGAAGTATCAAGGTGATAAGAATATTTTAGAAGATAAACAAGTACTTATTGGTTTTGAGCACACCTCAATGATGGATGGTGTTTTATCGCTCGCGCTGTTTCAAATTTATCAAATTAAAATTCATATTTTAATGAAAAAAGAATTGTTTAAAGGCCCAATGAAGCCAATTTTAGAAGCAATCGGTGCCATTCCTGTCGATCGTAAGGCCAACCAAGATATTGTTTCGCAAATGGTGCAATTGTTTGATCAAAACCAGAAATTCAATTTAGTCATTGCACCAGAAGCCACCCGCGCTAAAAATGGTGAAGAACGTAAACCGATTCGTACCGGTTTTTGGCATATTGCCAAAGCCGCCAATGTACCGATTATTCTGATGTTTGCCAATGCGAAAACCAAGCAAGGTGGCATCTTTGCCAAAATCTACCCATCAAACTTAGATGATGATCTTGCTGAAATTAAACGTCTGTATAAAGAACATACTGGACTAGACATTATTATTCCAGCACCCAAAGCACTGGCTTAA